The nucleotide sequence CTATCTGCGTTACCTGTTCCTGGGCAGTACGATCGACACGCTCTCCCGTCTCGTGGTCGGGGGAGGAGCCACGCACCTGATCGGAAAAGGGGACCAGCGACGCTTCAACGAGTTCTTCGGGATGCGCAAGGGGACCTTCAGTCTGTTCGAATATGACGCCGTGTTGCTCGACTGGCAGGAGATCCCTATCACAAAGATTGAAGGGACCACAGTTGCCACTTGTTTTGGACCGGGGCGCGGTGAATTGTTACATCAGATTTACGTGGTGACCCTCGAGGGCCGGGCTTACGAGTTTGTTCGCGGACCCTACGAGGGCGAGCATTAGACAACTTGATGCGGGGGCAGCTCTTAGGGCCACATGCGCCTCCGCTTACTCACGCTGACTCTCCTCACATTCGCAGCCGCCGGTCACAGCGCCCAAGCGGTTTGCCCAATTCTGTTCTGGGTTGACGCGCAACCGACTCCCGGCTCAGGCGCATTAGTCCAATGGACCTCGGCACAGCCCTCCGGCGAGACACACGCGGCTTATGGTGGTCTGACCTCCGGCAAGTTCTTCATCGGTTTCGGCTTGGAAAGTCAGCGCGTCGGACTCCAACTCCCGGGAGTCGTGGAGGGCGGCGATCACCTGTTGGTTCGCGCCAGGTTCATCGGAGACAGCTCGGTTAACTCGGAACAATGGCAGGATTTGGCCGGCTTCACTTGGTCGATCTGGACAGACATAAGCGGCTCTCCGGGGACGCCGCTTTGCGATGAAGTCGAGGTTCCCCTCGCCGAGGATCCACAAGGGTATCAGGGGCAATGGTTTGAGACGCTCGTCCCATGCTCCTTGTCGTCCGCGTCGACCGCTCTATGGCTAATAGGCCGCTGGCCGGATGACGCGGTCCCGGTGGTTCGTTTATCCTCAGCCAACGCCAACGGCCTGATCCCCACAGTCGCCGGGTTTGAGTCGCAGCCCGGAGTGCCTGAATGGCAAGCGCTGTCAAACTACCAGCTTGCGGTCGAGGCCACTTTCCTGACTCACGCATTCAACTGTGAATCCGGCAGCGGCTTATCGCGATTGCCCGTGACCCCGTCGCCAGCCTTCGCGTCAACTCTGAGCTATGAAGTCCTGCGACGGGTGGTACTGTCGACTCCTTCCGCCGAAGTACTGACCGAGCTCGGACCATTCTCGGATCTCAATTGCCTCGAAGACACGTCATGCCCGGTCGGCGTCAACGTCAGCTACGGCATCACACCCATAGGGTCTGATCCCTGTCCGCAGGTGTGGACCGGGACTTTTACCTTGGCCGCCGCCAACAACGTGGATGTCAGTCCGATCTCAATCGACCAAGCCGTTAATCCGCTTGATATTGAGCCGATTGTAGTTTTGGTCTTCAATCACCACCTGACCGATACCATGAAAGTTTGCACGGATCCCGCGACCGTGTTGAGCCCCGATGTGTCCCTGCGGCGATACGCAGAGGAGGGCCTGACCCTGTCGGCGCAAACGACCGAAGTGCTCATACCACCGGCACATTGGCAGTCATTGACGTTCTCGCCAGTCGTCGGCGCCGGTGGTCCCTTGGGGTGGTTTGCCGGCACTGTTCCGTTGACTGTGGAGTCGATGTCGACCGGCAGCAGGGACGTTCATCTGATTCATATGCACCTGCAAGTCGATATCTCGCTGGACGTTGCCGATGGGTCGACGCAATCAGCTCCAGATCGGCAACGCCTGCGTGTCAGCCCATCTTCCGGCAGCAACGACGGCGACTTCGCTGTGCGCATCGATATCGCCCCGCTCTCAACCGGCGCCTCCACTGAACCCGCTGTCAGTGACTGCCTTGGTCGGTGTGACAGAATCGAGATCGTCATCGTCAATGCCTTGGGTCAGATATGCTCGCAGCGATCAATCGACGGATACGAGGGTCTGTCAGCATCGCTGACGATTCCCGGGAGCAGAAGCTGGCCCTCAGGCGTATACTTCTGTCGGGTGAATTGGGCCGGGCAAGTTGCCGCTACCAAACTGATGCGCCTCAAGTGACAATGCGATCACACAGCGAATCCCGAATCCGGATGTCGACGATCCCGCGACAGATCGCCCTGACGCTTATCGTCATACATCTCATTGCTGGATTGTCAGTTGCCGGAGAGCCCAAAATTCGGCTTCCCGAGGTGACCTTTGATTTCGGCTATACGCCGTCCGGATTGAAGGCCTACCACCGCTACTGGCTGGTCAACGACGGCGACGACACGCTCAAAATTCAGCGCGTCAAGCCGGGATGCGGTTGCACGACTGTCCCGCTTCCCAGCAATGTCATCAGCCCCGGAGATTCAGTTCCACTCGATCTGGAATTCGACACCCAGAAATTCAAGGGGAAGGTCCACAAGTCTGTTTCCATCTACAGCAATGAAATGGTCCGTGTCGACACCGCCACCACCAACGTGCGCAAGATTTACTTCACGGGGATGATTGAGGATTCCTATGGCCCCGTGAAGGTTACGCCGACAACCGCTTACCTGGATACGCTCGGAAAAACCGAACAAGTTATCACGATCGCCAATTCATCAGCCGATCCCCTCACGCTGAGTGTGACATCGCCCCCGCCCGATTACCTGCTTCTGCAGATCCCCAACGCCGAAGTTCCGGCCGCTGGCAAGGCGCAGCTTGTTCTAAAGCCGGGACCGCAGACCCCGATCGGTGCCTACAACGGGTCTTTGACCCTTCGCCTCGAGGGGAAAGAGACATTCTCGCTGACCATCCCGATTTATGGGATGGGGTACTTCCAATAGCATTCTGAGCCCGACGACAGCAGATTGTCATCGATGTCCCTGCTCCGACATTCGGAGGGCCGCACAGGGGAGGGCAGGTGCCTTACTCATATAAGTTTCTGGAAGATGTCGCTTTGGCAGACTCGGCCTTTGAGGTCGAGGCCGACAGTTGGGGCGAGTTGTTCTCCGGCGCGGCCGCGGCTTTAACGGCCGTTATGGTTGATGGCGGCGGTCTTGCCCCCAGCACTCAGCGTCACCTGGATCTCTCTGCCGGCTCAGTCGAGGACCTGCTCTACGACTGGCTCTCCGAGATCGTATATCTGAAAGACACAGAAAGTCTAATCGTCGCGTCGGCGCACGCCGACGTGGCCTCGGCTCCGCTTTGGGGAGTTCTCGGGACACTGGAGTGCGACCGGATCGACCCCAAACGGCACCAGATGGGCCAGGATGTCAAAGCGGTGACGTACCATTTGTTCTCAGTGGAGCAGATTGGCAACAAGTACAAGGCCCGCATCGTATTGGACATCTGAAATGTCGATCCGCGAATCGGCGGTCCAAGTCAAGCCCTACGTCTGGGAGATCCCCCCCGATGCCAAACCGGGTATGCGTGTCCCCGCGCGCATTCTCGCATCACCGGTGCTCTTTGAATCGATGGATGATGGTGTCTTTGAGCAGGTTACCAATGTCGCGACCCTGCCCGGCATTCGCCGCCACGCGCTTTGCATGCCGGATGGACATTGGGGATATGGCTTCCCGATCGGCGGTGTGGCGGCTTTTGATCTCAAAGAAGGTGTCATCTCACCCGGTGGAATTGGCTTTGACATCAATTGCGGGATGCGTCTGCTGCGCACAAATCTCACGCTCGACGAAGTCCGACCGAAGCTCACGTCGCTGATGGACACTCTCTACGCTCTGGTCCCCTGCGGAGTCGGCTCAAAAGGGGTTTTAAGGCTCTCTGACGCCGAGTACAAGGAGATGACGACGTTGGGTGCGGGTTGGTGCGTTCGCCGCGGTATGGGACGCCCTGACGATCTCACGCACATCGAAGAAAACGGCTGTATCCCCGGAGCCGACCCGGATGCGTGTTCGGAGAAGGCGATTACACGCGGGCTGTCCCAACTGGGCACTCTCGGGTCAGGGAATCACTATCTCGAAGTCCAGGTGGTCACCCCGGACAATGTCTTCGACCCGGCTGTTGCCCAACAGCTTGGCATTGATCGCCCCAATCAGATCTGCGTGATGGTCCACTGCGGTTCTCGCGGCTTCGGCCATCAGGTCGGGACCGATTATCTGCGGATCTTCGCCCCAGCGATGCGTCGCCACGGAATCACGACCGCCGACCGTGAACTTGCCTGCGCCCCATTCGACAGCGATGAAGGGAGAAGTTACTACAAGGCAATGATTTGCGCGGCAAACTCGGCCTTCGCCAATCGACAGATGATTACCCATAAGATTCGTGAGGGCTTCGCAAAGACCTTTGACAAGCCCGATTCCGCGCTCGGATTGGAACTTGTCTACGACGTTGCGCACAATATCGCCAAGATTGAACGTTATGACATTGATGGACAACCAGTTGAACTCCTAATACACCGTAAGGGTTCAACCCGCTCTTTCGAGCCGGGCCATCCCGAAGTCCCGGAGGTATATCGTTCTGTTGGGCAGCCCGTTATCGTCGGCGGATCGATGGAGACAGGGTCATATCTCCTCGTTGGTACACGCACGGCGATGCAGGAAACATTTGGATCGACACTGCATGGCTCCGGCCGCACCATGTCACGCACCAAAGCCAAGAAGCTTGTTCAGGGCGAAAAACTCCGTAAGAGCATGCTTGACAGAGGGATAGTCATCCGAGCCGCTTCGCTGAGCGGGCTGGCCGAAGAAGCCGGATTTGCCTATAAAGACATCTCCGAAGTGGTCGAAACAGTCCACGCCTTGGATATATCTCGCCGCGTTGTTCGCCTGTTGCCGATCGGCAACATCAAGGGCTAAATCCGCTCTTCAGAAGCGATGGATCACAAAGACTCAGCCCCTCCGGTCGACTGACCGGAGGGGCTGAGGTGTTTCGCGTGGTGCTGAAGCGTGGGACTACTTCATCAACGTCATCTTGCGGCTGGCGACAAATTCGCCGGCATTGACGCGATAAAGGTACACACCTGACGCAACGGAATTGCCGTTTTCATCAAGTCCATCCCAGGAGACTTGCTGCGGACCGACGCCGTTGCCCGCAAATGTGCGGACGGTCTGGCCGGCGACGTTGTACACCCGCAAGGTCCAGTCACCCTCGTTGACCAGGTCGAACGGAATCACCGTGCCCGCGTTGAACGGGTTCGGGTAGTTCTGGTGCAACGAGTATTCGGTGGGACGATTGATGGCCGCCGCCGAGGTCGACAGCAGTTGGCCTTCCGCATCCGAGACCTGGTTGTCCACCAGCTCGATGCGTCCGGTGCCCTCGAGGGGCACGCTAAACAGCGCCTGTGTGCCGGAGGCAACGCTGGTCGGGTTGTTCGCGTCGGGAGAAACCAACACGCGCAACTCGCCATTGCGTGCCGATGAACTGATGTTCATCCCCTGGGTCGCGGCGGTGAGCACGGGCTCGCCGATCGCGACTCCGGAATAGCGGAAGACGAACATCGCGCCGCCCAAGCCGTCCGGCGTGGTGGCGGATACGTTCATGGCACTGTTGTCCACAGAATAGGACACGCTGCCGGCACTGGCATACGGCGACATTCTCGGATTGCCGCCCGGCGGGAACGGCTGCGCATCACCGGTGATGATGCGAATCAGGTACACCAGGTCCGCGACCGTCAGGACGACACCGTCGTCGTTGACGTCGGAGGCCAATAGCTGCACCGCCCGCAGGTTGGCATCGGAGTGGAAGACGTCGATGCCATAGATGAAGTACCGTGAATACAGAACCGCATCACCGATCTCGTTGGCGATCGCATTCAGGTTCAGGTCGCCGCGGTCATCCGGCGGCTCCTGCACACAGACACGGCCGTTGCAGAGGTTGATGATGTCGCGCGGGAACGTCTTGCCCTGGTCGATGCACGAGATGTCCGAACCGATCGGCAGGAACGTCGTGTCGCCCGATCTGCTGGAGAGCGCGTTGTCGCCGCAATCCAGGGTGCAGAAGCCCACCAGCAGGCAGGACCCGATGAAGTTGCGATCGGAGGTGACCAGGAAGCTCAACGCGATGATCTCGCCGTCCAGAAGGAATTCGGCATCGTCGGGATGATTCGCCGGCCCGTTATCCAGATCGGCGATGGCGACCACGCGCAGGTAACCGGTCGGGCATCCGCCCGGGCAGTTCGACTGCGGGCTGTGACGCCACGTGAAGTACTCCCATGCGGCCAGGTTGCCGACCGCCTCGGCGCCTAAGAACGACAAACCGGTTTGATCGTAGCACAGCAGCAGGTCCAGACCGCCGAGCGCGTATCCGTCGGCAATCTTGACATACACAGTGACGATCTCACCGTTGAAGGCGTCGATGATCGAGTCGGTCACTTCGCCGGAGTCGCCCGCGCAGAGCGTGAACGCCAGCACGTCGATGGTGAAGCAGCATTGATCGCTGCCGCCGCAACCGTCGGCGACATCAAGGCACACTTCCCACAAGCCCTCGTCGTTGTTGTCCGACGATTCGGTCTGCCACGAGAATTCACCCGTGTTCGGATCGATGCTGGGGGCATTGTGCGGAACACGTCCCGGATCCTGGAGGTGCTCAATCGAGATCAGCGAGAACGTCAGGTCGTCGCCGTAAGCATCGCTGGCGTCCGCGTCCGTTTCGATCAGGTCGCCCAGGATCGCCAAGTCGATGTTGTCCGGACAATCGATGACCGGATCCGGATTGATGACTTCGATCGTAAAGTCGCAGTCATCAGTCTTGCCGGTCGCATCGGTGACTCGCACGGTGATCGTGTAGACCTGTCCCAAGTCCGCGCAGTCGGCGTCGAAGCTGTAAGTCGCGCCGTTGATGCTGCCCGCATTGGTCGGGGCCGGCACTTCACTGACGATCGACCAGGAGACCGGACCGCAATCGACGAACGATGTGGTCAACGCCTTGTCGAACGAGTCGTCCCAGTTGACCTGATGTGCGCCGGAGACATTGCACACCGGCGGATTCGAGGTGATCGTCACGTCGAACGAGCAGTCGATCGAATCGCAGTCGTCGGACCCACGGAAATTGATCGTGTGCAAGCCGACGTCGCTGCAATCGGTGCCGTCCAGATTGAACAACCCGTCGGACGATACCGACACGCTCGCGCCGCCGTTAAACGGCGGAACCACGCTCACCAGCGAGTAGGTGATCGCATCGCCGTCCGCATCATCGACATCCAACTGCTTGTCCACGATGCTGGCGGAATGATGGATCGACTCGTTGTTGTTCGTGCCGCAGGTCGGCTGGGTGTTGGTGACCTCAACGTCGAAGCTGCACTGTGCGGTCGCGCCGCACTGGTCTTCGACTTCCGCGGTGAGCGTGTGGGGGCCCTTGTCCGCGCAGACCGCGTCATACTCGAACAACCCGTCCGAGGACAACGTGGCGCCCGTCAGCCCGCCGTCATCAACCAACGTCCAGCTCAGCGACGCGATGTCGCACGCGTCCGGATCGGACGCGTCCAGCTGCTGGCTGAGCGAACCGTTCCACGGCGTGCTCTGGTCCGGGCACGAGGTCGTGTACGGATCCTCGTTGACCAGATCCCACTCGCCCTTGGACCAGCCCAAGGCAAGCGGCAGGGCGAAGCAATCGAGGGTGACCCATGCTCCGGCCGGTGGATAAAATGCTGTGTCTAGCTCGAGATGCCCTATGCAGTCGTCCGGTGTGGTAATCGTAACGGTCCAGAAGTCCGGGTAGTTGCCGTCCGGAACGCAACCAACGAAGTTGGCGACGCCCTGGTTGCCGGAAACCCCGGTCCCGATCGTCAATCCACCCGGCTGATCTACGCCGGGTACGATTGCATCAATCGTACCGCCACCGGTGAGAATCAGGGGCAATCCCCATGCACCCATGTCTGTTCCCGCCAGACTCAAGAAAATCGGGATATCGACCTGGGCACAGCGGGGCAATGTCTGCGATTGCAGACCGCCCTGATCCACTCCGCCTGCTGA is from Candidatus Zixiibacteriota bacterium and encodes:
- a CDS encoding T9SS type A sorting domain-containing protein, with the translated sequence MRLRLLTLTLLTFAAAGHSAQAVCPILFWVDAQPTPGSGALVQWTSAQPSGETHAAYGGLTSGKFFIGFGLESQRVGLQLPGVVEGGDHLLVRARFIGDSSVNSEQWQDLAGFTWSIWTDISGSPGTPLCDEVEVPLAEDPQGYQGQWFETLVPCSLSSASTALWLIGRWPDDAVPVVRLSSANANGLIPTVAGFESQPGVPEWQALSNYQLAVEATFLTHAFNCESGSGLSRLPVTPSPAFASTLSYEVLRRVVLSTPSAEVLTELGPFSDLNCLEDTSCPVGVNVSYGITPIGSDPCPQVWTGTFTLAAANNVDVSPISIDQAVNPLDIEPIVVLVFNHHLTDTMKVCTDPATVLSPDVSLRRYAEEGLTLSAQTTEVLIPPAHWQSLTFSPVVGAGGPLGWFAGTVPLTVESMSTGSRDVHLIHMHLQVDISLDVADGSTQSAPDRQRLRVSPSSGSNDGDFAVRIDIAPLSTGASTEPAVSDCLGRCDRIEIVIVNALGQICSQRSIDGYEGLSASLTIPGSRSWPSGVYFCRVNWAGQVAATKLMRLK
- a CDS encoding DUF1573 domain-containing protein, which translates into the protein MTFDFGYTPSGLKAYHRYWLVNDGDDTLKIQRVKPGCGCTTVPLPSNVISPGDSVPLDLEFDTQKFKGKVHKSVSIYSNEMVRVDTATTNVRKIYFTGMIEDSYGPVKVTPTTAYLDTLGKTEQVITIANSSADPLTLSVTSPPPDYLLLQIPNAEVPAAGKAQLVLKPGPQTPIGAYNGSLTLRLEGKETFSLTIPIYGMGYFQ
- a CDS encoding T9SS type A sorting domain-containing protein: MKHKLIVLACVSMALLLSTSLAFAQSAGGVDQGGLQSQTLPRCAQVDIPIFLSLAGTDMGAWGLPLILTGGGTIDAIVPGVDQPGGLTIGTGVSGNQGVANFVGCVPDGNYPDFWTVTITTPDDCIGHLELDTAFYPPAGAWVTLDCFALPLALGWSKGEWDLVNEDPYTTSCPDQSTPWNGSLSQQLDASDPDACDIASLSWTLVDDGGLTGATLSSDGLFEYDAVCADKGPHTLTAEVEDQCGATAQCSFDVEVTNTQPTCGTNNNESIHHSASIVDKQLDVDDADGDAITYSLVSVVPPFNGGASVSVSSDGLFNLDGTDCSDVGLHTINFRGSDDCDSIDCSFDVTITSNPPVCNVSGAHQVNWDDSFDKALTTSFVDCGPVSWSIVSEVPAPTNAGSINGATYSFDADCADLGQVYTITVRVTDATGKTDDCDFTIEVINPDPVIDCPDNIDLAILGDLIETDADASDAYGDDLTFSLISIEHLQDPGRVPHNAPSIDPNTGEFSWQTESSDNNDEGLWEVCLDVADGCGGSDQCCFTIDVLAFTLCAGDSGEVTDSIIDAFNGEIVTVYVKIADGYALGGLDLLLCYDQTGLSFLGAEAVGNLAAWEYFTWRHSPQSNCPGGCPTGYLRVVAIADLDNGPANHPDDAEFLLDGEIIALSFLVTSDRNFIGSCLLVGFCTLDCGDNALSSRSGDTTFLPIGSDISCIDQGKTFPRDIINLCNGRVCVQEPPDDRGDLNLNAIANEIGDAVLYSRYFIYGIDVFHSDANLRAVQLLASDVNDDGVVLTVADLVYLIRIITGDAQPFPPGGNPRMSPYASAGSVSYSVDNSAMNVSATTPDGLGGAMFVFRYSGVAIGEPVLTAATQGMNISSSARNGELRVLVSPDANNPTSVASGTQALFSVPLEGTGRIELVDNQVSDAEGQLLSTSAAAINRPTEYSLHQNYPNPFNAGTVIPFDLVNEGDWTLRVYNVAGQTVRTFAGNGVGPQQVSWDGLDENGNSVASGVYLYRVNAGEFVASRKMTLMK
- a CDS encoding RtcB family protein codes for the protein MSIRESAVQVKPYVWEIPPDAKPGMRVPARILASPVLFESMDDGVFEQVTNVATLPGIRRHALCMPDGHWGYGFPIGGVAAFDLKEGVISPGGIGFDINCGMRLLRTNLTLDEVRPKLTSLMDTLYALVPCGVGSKGVLRLSDAEYKEMTTLGAGWCVRRGMGRPDDLTHIEENGCIPGADPDACSEKAITRGLSQLGTLGSGNHYLEVQVVTPDNVFDPAVAQQLGIDRPNQICVMVHCGSRGFGHQVGTDYLRIFAPAMRRHGITTADRELACAPFDSDEGRSYYKAMICAANSAFANRQMITHKIREGFAKTFDKPDSALGLELVYDVAHNIAKIERYDIDGQPVELLIHRKGSTRSFEPGHPEVPEVYRSVGQPVIVGGSMETGSYLLVGTRTAMQETFGSTLHGSGRTMSRTKAKKLVQGEKLRKSMLDRGIVIRAASLSGLAEEAGFAYKDISEVVETVHALDISRRVVRLLPIGNIKG
- a CDS encoding archease; this translates as MPYSYKFLEDVALADSAFEVEADSWGELFSGAAAALTAVMVDGGGLAPSTQRHLDLSAGSVEDLLYDWLSEIVYLKDTESLIVASAHADVASAPLWGVLGTLECDRIDPKRHQMGQDVKAVTYHLFSVEQIGNKYKARIVLDI